From the genome of Pieris rapae chromosome 5, ilPieRapa1.1, whole genome shotgun sequence, one region includes:
- the LOC111004449 gene encoding uncharacterized protein LOC111004449 isoform X2: MMRHEATPAPWTAPGEVWEYVSQLVSSYHDQHDCQFASPTVASAACGSSSSSSTSSSSSSSSSSSSTSSDSDTPDAGTQNPPDDSNVALAAACQLQVIDDADLAELFPEQSSSAPVQQTNFTTFAEHSAAPDDDKSPVDNGDGSSSEMELTPQLVTAAIQRATADSSGSENECSNSETVQNTSHYASSLLQQFVAQTQLLSNSAPLSNINSSSISCGLNAKDGNIQSTIGDCVLGQLNNLPEISPITPNFLSGSTHLSPQHTEELSLINKDLAEISSVADSVDIANPPSLDDCVENNDFMNLDIAGTSVLGSASDLLQSSHITIANNDVNSLNQIDPNKLYSINANSLESQDDSKNVAVESRRKRGRPRKVKKNEEFVKKGAESQRDDKQAANVDNHFHNSNDPPNVSPDSGILSNHNSPTQSPLRRLDIDEGSSRNRRKSVQKENTSERKSARSKSKTRTRTQDRSDSSDNDFRKKRSETEIKQIKTEAPSPVPLKQEPNRLEKPKKNDRKIDIAALDRMLYATDRVLYPPRKRPGRKPQAKTKPIKTASKTLKDKNQYNSGDSDNDSASPNRSVLSGVYAKRKELNSKLAVLPKKSSKTITNTWRENQSENEAAADDMIDPTWKEIDLNPKYKDLLSGYKSDYEFKPYKSCSRLIESGYKSDYGFRSGYKSDYNRSGYKTDYKSGYKTDKSGYKTDYSVRSGRRRIKKLKKTRSVRNRSYYKNQKHFVSDQEILLLSNKTFSSLTLGHSSSDSECDNYMRKSAASPKYISVCTKYPLPSKYDYSFKKNNQKNILRVNSSDPFAPGPVFSGLQRPVTTYNIFKVSHNNNNTLLKPPGQSKASSGTLPPLKPVFTHKFGVSPLTSTKQPQKEVDKINSRNLSPRNRKHTKFTATAPLPTPKKEHVKPLPNIFEKAKNSYIPNKSLSRNVFLNFKKSNIKPTYHIKKHRRTVVLAPPKINLKPTERPSRITIKTESKHHRHRSKRRHRSRSVSRCRESANRNVAETIDQKFNTDMDNLINNFIKLCQVAPKLLTNVALNSPKHVEKEKPQSDTATTKVVKRTSKKRKTSDNLETATPTSKRRHKKQLAESQNKGGKDTNEHKLPLKKRHYHINSSTSNSLSLSLVTSEFDENLKNEAGSEKFLCTESDCLVDLQTQDAENSPKPKAVSEKSKRPGESLKIAASESKIISELLPKETKTDSDTKSIIIKKDESNSPVMDDSASNSINITDDDLLIKKPSEEQSELSKKIYETSEKLKAVHKMVHDLEKSLPKTKDVDVKPESSKLDTSRISSPRSETKSSPMRNPIVTPKKRHRLEAEKDTSHSNIDNVVQSLSKKISEEKPLMSDKKDINENTSQEDVKDDDKNSSTSPNTTSVPTSGSGTDPLKSMSARSLYKSAIPPAQKSEIMTRKKNRLEGLTSNLVSKINPSAATKVLDTLLNNNIRKSIESRILEKEKSNSDSSCSNKSDDKIRGKDSPNNQINTRASVIKSPVSKGKLLETKCKTRTSDSLTGNTVVVNVDNPTGIFESSVDLEDQIPKSSICVSNILAEKNKKMKNHDLKSSILSSIDTESDIPLSLIAESSDSIIRPKRGESIAAVISDKIQETAGGHNLRQPKRNLMTDSDDANEKKKKKTSNNIIRESKLVLPSKILIPKVQAERMPIGNIIKKCNLQTKKSEQTAEPNDTIKTIDPVKKKPRRRKAFNRTGFPNVKRKKKKVESNNSANSSHDQLGSEDTDSSAFERVPKDGEAMSNFLERTTNMQPELKIVLNKDECPKQGRLTVVALEKLQGREAVNKSNKQTDKAAPEKKTSSILRAPALQLKQKTDKEIKNHINKWEVLSETDSIPSLASSLGNDPEDSIPLSLLNLKQKANRVENIERLKRKSRVLSPSNEIEQIFSKRKVVEKTCKVGLRPKSSLAVLYPSERRHTRSFDNTAEDGKIKPRKSENKKVLEVTEKEKIKPLGIITRRKSRSCQLNKKVANDVVNSSRESSLETIVSRKMPLSREPSVDTLLDHDENEPLPLNEKEIDFEKSIDVISKNIICKKRVAASRDGSPSNGVDSKERIVSKKNPRLRKKFLLAGLFSEYYKEDPKPEGKGKNLVTQTEFPPGLLGPPPYCERWVRKRLIHFTLPYDIWWEQHYNQPVPSWNYKKIRTNVYYDVKPSAEECESVACNCAPSSGCNEDCINRLVYSECSPQLCPSGDKCKNQRIQRHEWASGLEKFMTENKGWGVRTKHRITSGDFILEYVGEVVSDKEFKERMATRYARDTHHYCLHLDGGLVIDGHRMGGDGRFVNHSCRPNCEMQKWTSNGTFRMALFALRDIDPDEELTYDYNFSLFNPAVGQPCKCDSEDCRGVIGGKSQRITKQPLKTQSRTPSNASNQSSTSNQPRVGRPRKAVKCNKKSDQLNVSACDIKNMTILKYQQHLNKLWQEPQLKPLTAKERALVKDRHCFLFRNLENVRRTREKITLPMPPSPVSNVPSVSLPPVPEVINVDPLALPDTMNPQVFHKKLQNLRASKEKILKLAKFEDDSTLDMKQRLGRVFKALFTILTTFKGDEDKPICTPLLKLKNQKSDSISDLNGIQNKIDNNDYESIVQFDSDVSGLMSMLMREYSKATAVGSAAAQLKKVYTTAKLEFAEHLSKILGSQESLPSGFIQKTKPEEVILCICGLHVEEGLMVQCGNSRCGVWQHARCMRLADTSSTHYCHLCSTEPVDREIPLDEYTEEGHQFYLSLMRDGLQVRQGDTVYVLRDIPINDKHPDVSQKTGDKTDSPKTKRVDRKKLKNIKGKEKEDVTVNKDNEVRKHTYQTIGCVPVSELDIFRVERLWKHKDTQERYVYGHHYLRPHETFHEPTRKFFHNEVMRVPLYEAVPIELVMSQCWVMDLNTYCKGRPVGASEAHVYICELRVDRTAHLFTKVSRPKYPLCTKPYAFDHFPQRLKISRTYAPHEVLPEYLKGRAGKNFLATDKPKPTNEIKKKPSTSAISSVNKALTPSQRREQQKERVNEIARGLLTRGGQRGAVDASYLLAPRVARRPRARLS, translated from the exons TTTGCATCACCGACGGTGGCGAGTGCAGCGTGTGGTAGCAGCTCTTCTTCCTCGACTTCCTCGTCGTCGTCATCATCGTCATCCTCTTCATCAACATCATCTGACTCAGATACGCCTGATGCGGGTACACAGAACCCGCCCGATGACTCGAATGTTGCCCTTGCCGCGGCCTGCCAGTTACAG GTCATCGACGATGCAGACCTCGCGGAACTATTTCCAGAGCAATCGTCGAGTGCGCCGGTGCAGCAGACTAATTTCACGACGTTCGCTGAACACAGCGCGGCACCGGACGACGATAAATCTCCTGTTGATAATG GCGACGGATCCAGCAGTGAGATGGAGCTTACGCCCCAGTTAGTTACAGCTGCAATACAGAGAGCAACGGCTGATTCCTCTGGATCGGAAAATGAATGCTCCAATTCGGAGACAGTGCAGAATACATCACATTACGCGTCAAGTTTATTACAGCAGTTTGTTGCTCAAACACAACTTTTAAGCAATTCTGCACctttatctaatataaattcttCATCAATATCCTGTGGATTAAATGCAAAAGATGGAAACATTCAATCGACGATAGGGGATTGTGTGCTGGGACAGTTAAATAATCTACCAGAAATATCACCAATTACACCAAACTTCCTAAGTGGGAGTACTCATTTAAGTCCCCAACATACTGAAGAGTTgtcactaataaataaagatcttGCGGAAATATCATCTGTTGCCGATTCGGTCGATATAGCCAACCCACCGAGTTTAGACGATTGTGTTGAGAATAACGACTTTATGAACCTGGATATAGCAGGAACTTCGGTACTGGGTAGTGCAAGTGATCTATTACAGAGTTCACATATCACAATCGCCAACAACGATGTCAACTCGTTGAATCAAATTGACCCAAACAAATTGTACTCAATCAATGCGAATTCGCTCGAATCTCAAGATGACTCGAAAAATGTTGCTGTTGAATCTAGAAGAAAAAGAGGTCGACCgcgaaaagtaaaaaaaaatgaggaATTTGTAAAGAAAGGAGCTGAATCTCAAAGGGATGACAAACAAGCCGCCAATGTCGACAATCACTTTCACAATAGTAATGACCCACCAAATGTTTCGCCTGATTCTGGAATTTTATCAAATCATAATTCACCAACTCAATCACCATTACGTCGTCTTGATATTGATGAGGGTAGCAGCAGAAATAGAAGGAAATCTgttcaaaaagaaaatacgTCAGAAAGAAAAAGTGCAAGGTCGAAATCAAAAACGCGAACCCGAACTCAAGATAGGTCTGATTCCAGTGACAATGATTTTAGGAAGAAAAGAAGTGAAACTGagataaaacaaatcaaaactGAAGCCCCATCACCAGTCCCACTTAAACAAGAACCGAATAGATTGGAAAAACCAAAGAAAAACGACCGTAAAATCGATATCGCGGCCTTAGATAGAATGCTGTATGCGACGGATAGAGTCCTTTACCCGCCACGAAAAAGGCCGGGTAGAAAGCCACAAGCAAAAACAAAACCTATAAAAACAGCTTCAAAAAcactaaaagataaaaatcagTATAACTCTGGTGACAGTGATAATGATTCAGCTTCTCCTAATAGATCTGTTCTGTCAGGGGTGTATGCTAAAAGGAAAGAACTCAATAGTAAACTTGCAGTCCTGCCAAAAAAGAGCAGTAAAACAATAACTAATACTTGGAGGGAAAATCAAAGTGAAAATGAAGCTGCCGCAGATGACATGATTGACCCTACATGGAAAGAAATAGATCTAAATCCAAAGTACAAAGATCTCCTCTCGGGATATAAAAGtgattatgaatttaaacCATACAAAAGCTGTAGTAGACTTATTGAATCGGGTTATAAAAGTGATTATGGATTTAGAAGCGGCTATAAAAGTGACTACAATCGCTCTGGTTACAAAACTGATTATAAGTCAGGATATAAGACTGATAAATCAGGATATAAAACTGACTACAGTGTTCGAAGTGGACGAAGGCGAATCAAGAAGTTGAAAAAGACGAGATCTGTACGCAATAggtcatattataaaaatcagaaGCATTTTGTATCTGATcaagaaatattattgttaagtaataaaacatttagcaGTCTCACGCTTGGGCATAGTTCAAGTGACTCTGAATGTGATAATTATATGAGAAAATCTGCCGCAAGTCCAAAATACATTAGTGTATGTACGAAATATCCCTTACCATCAAAATATGActacagttttaaaaaaaataatcagaaaaatatattgcgGGTTAATTCATCAGATCCCTTTGCTCCAGGTCCAGTGTTTAGTGGGTTACAGAGACCAGTGacaacttataatatttttaaagtaagccataataataacaatactcTTTTAAAACCTCCAGGGCAGTCAAAAGCTTCAAGTGGAACGTTACCCCCATTGAAACCTGTTTTTACACATAAATTCGGAGTATCGCCTTTAACCTCAACAAAACAGCCGCAAAAAGAagttgataaaattaatagcaGAAATCTCTCCCCGAGAAATCGAAAGCACACTAAATTTACAGCGACAGCTCCCTTACCAACTCCTAAGAAGGAACATGTAAAACCATTACCAAATATATTcgaaaaagcaaaaaatagttacattcctaataagtctttatcacgcaatgtttttctaaatttcAAAAAGTCTAACATCAAACCAACGTATCATATAAAGAAACATAGGAGAACTGTAGTACTTGCTCCACCCAAAATCAACTTAAAACCTACAGAGAGACCATCTCGAATCACAATTAAAACAGAAAGTAAACATCACAGACATCGAAGTAAAAGACGACACAGGTCGAGATCAGTGTCTCGGTGCAGAGAATCTGCTAACCGTAATGTAGCTGAAACAATtgatcaaaaatttaatactgatATGGATAATctcataaacaattttattaagctGTGCCAGGTTGCACCAAAATTATTGACAAACGTCGCATTAAACTCTCCAAAGCATGTAGAAAAGGAGAAACCTCAATCAGATACCGCTACAACTAAAGTAGTAAAGCGAACATCAAAGAAGCGTAAAACTTCTGACAATTTAGAAACTGCCACACCTACATCAAAACGAAGACATAAAAAGCAGTTGGCAGAATCTCAAAATAAGGGTGGAAAAGATACAAATGAACATAAACTACCGCTTAAGAAAAGGCATTATCACATAAACTCGTCTACCAGCAATTCATTAAGTTTAAGTTTAGTGACCTCGGAGTTCGATGAAAATTTGAAGAATGAAGCTGGATCGGAAAAGTTTTTGTGTACAGAATCTGATTGCCTTGTAGATTTACAAACTCAAGATGCAGAAAATTCGCCTAAACCTAAAGCAGTTtctgaaaaatctaaaaggcCGGGTGAGAGTTTAAAAATTGCGGCATCTGAAAGCAAGATTATTTCAGAATTACTGCCGAAGGAAACTAAAACAGATAGTGATactaaaagtataataataaaaaaggatgaaAGCAATTCTCCAGTCATGGATGATTCTGcttcaaattcaattaatattacgGACGATGATTTGTTGATAAAGAAGCCATCGGAAGAACAGTCTGAACtgtcgaaaaaaatatatgaaacctccgaaaaattaaaagctgTCCATAAAATGGTTCATGATTTAGAGAAAAGCTTACCGAAAACGAAAGATGTGGATGTTAAACCTGAATCATCAAAATTAGACACTAGTCGAATTTCCTCCCCTAGATCTGAAACAAAATCATCACCAATGCGAAATCCGATAGTGACGCCGAAAAAGCGTCATAGGCTAGAAGCTGAAAAGGATACATCGCACTCCAACATAGATAATGTGGTGCAATCtctatctaaaaaaatatccgaAGAAAAGCCTTTGATGTCCGATAAGAaagatataaatgaaaatacatcTCAGGAAGATGTTAAGGATGATGATAAAAATTCATCTACTTCACCAAACACTACATCCGTTCCAACGTCAGGTAGCGGAACAGATCCTTTGAAGAGTATGTCTGCCAGATCATTATATAAGAGTGCAATTCCACCTGCACAGAAATCAGAAATAATGACTCGAAAGAAAAACAGACTCGAAGGCTTAACAAGCAATTTAGTTTCCAAAATTAATCCAAGTGCCGCTACAAAAGTACTTGATACACTTTTAAACAACAACATAAGAAAATCAATAGAATCACGAATATTGGAAAAGGAGAAAAGTAATTCTGACAGTAGTTGCAGTAACAAATCAGATGATAAAATCAGAGGAAAAGATTCACCGAATAATCAGATAAACACTAGAGCCAGTGTAATTAAATCTCCGGTATCGAAAGGTAAGCTATTGGAGACTAAATGTAAAACCAGAACATCAGACTCGTTAACTGGTAACACTGTAGTTGTAAACGTTGATAATCCCACTGGAATTTTTGAATCGTCTGTAGACTTAGAAGACCAAATTCCAAAGTCATCTATATGTGTCAGTAACATACTAGctgaaaagaataaaaaaatgaaaaatcacgATTTGAAAAGTTCTATATTATCTTCTATCGATACTGAATCGGATATACCATTATCCTTGATCGCAGAATCTTCTGATTCTATTATAAGACCTAAACGAGGAGAATCTATAGCGGCAGTTATATCGGATAAAATCCAAGAGACTGCTGGTGGCCATAACTTACGACAACccaaaagaaatttaatgacTGATAGTGATGATGCAAacgaaaagaaaaagaagaaaacttCTAATAATATCATAAGAGAAAGTAAATTAGTACTTCcctctaaaatattaattccgAAAGTTCAAGCAGAGAGGATGCCAAttggtaatataataaagaaatgtaatttacaaACTAAGAAATCTGAACAAACTGCAGAACCCAACGATACTATTAAAACCATTGATCCTGTCAAAAAGAAACCTCGAAGGCGAAAAGCTTTCAATAGGACGGGTTTCCCAAATGTCAAACGCAAGAAGAAAAAGGTTGAATCTAATAATTCGGCTAACAGCTCACATGATCAAttaggttccgaagatacggATAGTTCTGCATTTGAGAGAGTGCCGAAAGATGGTGAAGCGATGAGTAACTTCTTAGAACGCACTACTAATATGCAACCGGAGTTaaagattgttttaaataaagatgaaTGTCCGAAACAAGGGCGTTTGACAGTTGTTGCCTTAGAGAAACTACAAGGAAGGGAAGcagtaaataaatctaataaacaaACCGATAAAGCTGCTCCTGAAAAGAAAACTTCGTCGATACTAAGAGCGCCTgctttacaattaaaacaaaagactgataaagaaattaaaaaccaCATCAATAAATGGGAAGTACTAAGTGAGACTGATAGTATACCTTCGTTAGCGAGTTCTCTTGGCAATGACCCTGAAGACAGTATTCCATTGAGTTTATTGAACTTGAAGCAAAAGGCCAATAGAGTAGAAAATATtgagcgattaaaaagaaaaagtcgGGTTCTTTCGCCTTCTAATGAAATcgaacaaatattttcaaaacggAAGGTCGTAGAGAAAACTTGCAAAGTTGGACTTCGGCCGAAATCCAGTCTGGCTGTTTTGTACCCCAGTGAGCGAAGACATACCAGAAGTTTTGATAATACTGCTGAGGATGGGAAAATTAAGCCAAGAAAAtcagaaaacaaaaaagttttagaggttacagaaaaagaaaagattaAACCTTTGGGCATAATAACAAGGAGAAAGTCAAGATCATGTCAGCTAAATAAAAAGGTGGCTAATGATGTCGTAAACAGTTCGAGAGAGAGTTCATTGGAGACGATTGTTAGTCGTAAAATGCCACTGTCACGGGAACCATCTGTCGACACACTACTAGACCATGATGAAAATGAGCCCTTACCGCTTAATGAGAAAGAAATTGACTTCGAAAAAAGCATAGATGTCATATCcaagaatattatttgtaaaaagagGGTCGCTGCTTCTAGAGATGGAAGCCCGTCTAACGGAGTGGATAGTAAAGAGAGAATTGTGTCTAAGAAAAATCCCAGACTACGAAAGAAGTTCTTATTAGCCGGCTTATTTTCGGAATACTACAAGGAAga TCCAAAGCCTGAAGGAAAAGGAAAGAATCTGGTTACGCAAACAGAGTTTCCCCCTGGGCTCTTGGGTCCGCCCCCATACTGCGAACGTTGGGTTCGAAAAAGACTCATTCACTTCACGCTACCTTACGACATTTGGTGGGAACAACATTATAACCAACCAGTGCCTTCATggaattataagaaaatacgcACAA ACGTATACTACGACGTCAAGCCATCAGCCGAAGAATGCGAAAGTGTTGCATGCAATTGCGCACCGTCTTCCGGCTGTAACGAAGACTGTATCAACCGACTGGTCTATTCTGAGTGTTCACCCCAATTGTGTCCTAGCGG tgatAAATGCAAGAATCAAAGGATCCAACGCCACGAATGGGCATCTGGTTTGGAGAAATTCATGACTGAGAACAAAGGGTGGGGAGTTCGGACCAAACATAGGATAACGTCTGGGGACTTCATTTTGGAGTATGTGGGTGAAGTCGTCTCTGATAAGGAGTTTAAG GAGCGAATGGCAACCCGATATGCCAGGGACACACATCACTACTGTCTCCACTTAGACGGGGGCTTAGTCATTGACGGACATCGCATGGGCGGAGATGGACGCTTCGTCAACCATTCGTGTCGACCTAACTGTGAGATGCAAAAATGGACTTCTAatg GTACTTTCAGGATGGCGTTATTCGCACTAAGAGACATCGATCCAGATGAGGAATTGACTTATGATTACAACTTTTCACTGTTCAACCCAGCTGTGGGACag ccCTGCAAATGCGACTCGGAAGACTGTCGCGGCGTCATTGGTGGCAAGTCACAGCGTATAACGAAACAGCCACTTAAAACGCAATCACGGACACCCTCCAATGCCTCAAACCAATCCAGTACCTCTAACCAGCCGCGCGTTGGAAGACCGCGAAAAGCAGTGAAATGTAATAAGAAATCTGACCAATTGAACGTATCGGCCTGCGACATCAAGAACATGACCATTTTGAAGTACCAACAACATTTGAACAAGCTCTGGCAAGAACCGCAGTTGAAACCTCTCACTGCTAAGGAAAGGGCACTGGTTAAGGACAGGCATTGCTTCCTGTTTAGGAATTTGGAGAAT gtTCGTCGTACCCGCGAGAAGATAACACTCCCCATGCCCCCATCGCCCGTATCTAATGTCCCAAGTGTCAGTTTGCCTCCCGTCCCCGAAGTTATCAATGTCGATCCGTTAGCCTTACCCGATACAATGAATCCTCAAGTTTTCCacaaaaaattgcaaaatcTTCGAGCGTCGAAGgaaaaaatactgaaattgGCCAAATTCGAAGATGACTCAACATTAGATATGAAACAACGTTTGGGTCGAGTGTTTAAGGCACTGTTTACTATTTTAACAACttttaaag gcGACGAAGACAAGCCAATCTGTACACCATTACTCAAACTTAAGAACCAGAAATCGGATTCTATATCAGATTTAAATgggattcaaaataaaatagataacaaCGACTATGAAAGCATAGTACAGTTTGACAGCGATGTTAGCGGACTGATGTCTATGCTAATGAGAGAGTATAGTAAAGCCACTGCTGTGGGATCGGCTGCTGCGCAGTTGAAAAAg GTCTACACAACCGCCAAATTGGAGTTTGCCGAACATCTAAGTAAAATCCTTGGCTCTCAGGAAAGTCTACCATCTggatttatacaaaaaactaaaccgg aGGAAGTAATCCTATGCATCTGTGGACTACACGTGGAAGAAGGATTAATGGTGCAATGTGGCAACTCGCGTTGTGGCGTGTGGCAACACGCGCGATGTATGCGACTCGCTGATACCAGTTCTACGCACTACTGCCATCTATGTTCTACGGAGCct GTGGATCGCGAAATTCCTCTAGACGAATATACAGAGGAAGGCCATCAATTCTACTTATCGCTTATGCGTGATGGCCTTCAAGTAAGACAAGGCGATACGGTTTACGTGCTAAGAGATATACCAATTAATGATAAACATCCCGATGTCAGTCAAAAGACAGGGGACAAAACGGATTCGCCGAAGACTAAACGAGTCGACAGGAAGAAATTAAAGAACATCAAGGGAAAGGAAAAGGAAGATGTTACGGTCAATAAG GATAACGAAGTACGAAAACACACATACCAAACCATCGGATGCGTTCCAGTTtcggagctggatatattccGCGTGGAACGTTTGTGGAAACACAAGGACACGCAAGAGAGATACGTGTACGGGCATCATTATTTGCGGCCGCATGAGACATTCCACGAGCCAACTAGGAA GTTCTTCCACAATGAAGTAATGCGAGTACCCTTATATGAAGCCGTTCCCATAGAACTTGTCATGTCCCAGTGCTGGGTCATGGATCTCAATACATACTGCAAg GGTCGGCCAGTGGGCGCATCTGAAGCCCACGTATACATCTGTGAGCTACGCGTGGATCGTACAGCGCATCTCTTCACAAAAGTGTCTCGACCGAAATATCCTTTGTGCACGAAGCCTTACGCGTTCGACCATTTCCCGCAAAGGCTTAAAATTTCAAGGACGTATGCG ccTCATGAGGTGTTGCCAGAATATCTTAAAGGTCGCGCTGGGAAGAACTTCCTTGCTACGGACAAACCAAAACCAACAAACGAGATTAAGAAAAAGCCATCCACCAGTGCAATTTCTAGTGTTAATAAg GCATTAACTCCTTCGCAGCGGCGCGAGCAGCAAAAAGAGCGAGTGAATGAAATAGCTCGAGGTCTGCTCACACGGGGAGGTCAACGCGGGGCAGTTGACGCATCGTATCTATTGGCGCCTCGCGTTGCGCGAAGGCCTCGCGCCAGGCTCTCCTGA